AAAACGGGTGTCGATGTTCGCGACGGGGTTCTGCCGCAGGGTCTGCCGTTTGGTGACGAGCGGTTCGATCTGGTGTGCCTGTTCGACGTGCTGGAGCACGTGGCGGACGACCATGCGGCGCTGGCGGCCATTGCCGGCCTGCTGGCGCCAGGCGGGCGCTTGCTGCTGACTGTGCCAGCGCATCGATGGCTGTGGAGCGTGCACGATGAGCATCTGCACCATCGGTGGCGCTATTCGCGGGCCGGTCTGCACGCGCTGCTCAAGGCGAACGGCTACGTCGTTGACCGGACGAGCTATTTCAACGCACTGCTGTTTCTGCCTGCGGCGGCGGTGCGTCTTGTGGATCGCTGGCGTGGCCGGCCGACGGCATCGGGAGCCGCGTTGCCGTCGGCGGCTGTCAATCGTCTGCTGACTTGCCTGTTTGCGGCGGAGGCACCGTGGCTGCGGCGCTGGAATTTGCCGTTTGGTCTGTCGCTGCTGGCCCTGGCCAGGCCAATCAAATAAGCGGTGTCTGCTGTTCGTCAGCGGTGATGTTCGCAAGCTGAGGGAGATGCGCGGACGCGGCGCGATAGGGTAGTCGCCGTGCCCATGCTCTCCCCAGCGGCACGGCAATGGTTACCGGTTAAAGGTTTTGGAATGAGGGGATACTATGGCGATTAGTCATCCGGGAGGTTGCATGTTGTATGTACGGCGCGATGCGAACGGTGGCATCGCCGCGGTGGCTACGTCACGACAACCCGATTTCCCCGAGACGCTGGCGGCGGATGATCCCGACCTGTTGGCGTTTTTGCAGGGGGCAGGGTCCGGGGTAACCGCCGAGGCGCTGGCCAGGACCGACCTGGGCCTGGTGCGAGTGGTGGAGGACTTGGTGACGGCCTTGGTTGAGCGCGGCGTGATTCGCTTTACCGACCTGCCGGAGGAGGCGCGTCTGAAACTTTCGCAGCGGCAGGGCCTGCGACACCACCTGCGGGGTCTGAATCCGGTGGACGAGGACGACG
The sequence above is drawn from the Immundisolibacter sp. genome and encodes:
- a CDS encoding class I SAM-dependent methyltransferase, translating into MEASEYRFMAEHEDRHWWFVGRRAVLAALLDGLALPADARILEVGCGTGGNLALLSRYGRVTALEMDSYARTFAQQKTGVDVRDGVLPQGLPFGDERFDLVCLFDVLEHVADDHAALAAIAGLLAPGGRLLLTVPAHRWLWSVHDEHLHHRWRYSRAGLHALLKANGYVVDRTSYFNALLFLPAAAVRLVDRWRGRPTASGAALPSAAVNRLLTCLFAAEAPWLRRWNLPFGLSLLALARPIK
- a CDS encoding tryptophan synthase subunit beta like protein — protein: MLYVRRDANGGIAAVATSRQPDFPETLAADDPDLLAFLQGAGSGVTAEALARTDLGLVRVVEDLVTALVERGVIRFTDLPEEARLKLSQRQGLRHHLRGLNPVDEDDAIL